Part of the Drosophila kikkawai strain 14028-0561.14 chromosome 3L, DkikHiC1v2, whole genome shotgun sequence genome is shown below.
GAAATTTTGTAGAACTTTGCCTTGAGCAGTTAATGAAAGAGCATATCAAAGCGAGAAATTAGGGCAAGTTGTTGCTGAAGTggggaaaaacaatttttgctTTGGCAGCGgaaatatttgatttcttttaattGCTTGTTGAACTAAATCTAAAAGTAGAAGACGGCTacttaaaaatgaaaaagaaactaCATTTCCTTAAATCCCTTTCCAAGACCTATTATTAAACGCTTTCCATATGTAATTCCAATAGAGCCTCTTATTAAATGAAGCtgcattaatattttaagccagcaaaagtttttcttcttccctttttttgtgtttaatgCGGACTTTGGAAAAAACCCTTGGGTGCGAGGAAACTGCCAAGCGGAGCAAAAGTTTTTCGCAAGTTGCCTTCGAACCATTTTCAGTTCCAGCTCCTATCCTGAGGCCTCAGCCTCTGCCTTTGCCTCTGCCATGTGGCCAAAAAGCGCTGCGAAGCGGAAATGTCAATGCAACGGCACTTGCACTTCCGCTGCCTACTTTCGTGCGTTGCCATAGCCAACTTTGCCTGACTGCCTCTGCCTTCTGCCTTCTGCCTCTGCCACTGTTACTGCCTTTCTGCCTGCCTTCCTGCCGATCCTGATGCGGATTCGTATTCGGATTGGGAATCTGTGTCTCCATTGTTCCAGAGCAGTCGACCTGCTGACGTTAGCACAAAATGGAAACAAATGGAGGCCCGAGGGCTCAGCTCATCCTCATCGTTGTCGCCCCCAGAACTCCTGCCCATCTGTCTGCTTAGCAAATTTTCGATGATGATAAATGTGAATCCTCGGGGTGGTGGGAAAAACCCTATATTGATAACTTTAAAAGCCCGGCTTTTGTCTTAGACTCCGCACCCTGTACCCCCCGCTTTCGATACAGTTTAAAATTGTCAACTTGGCTTTTTCACGCATCATCAATTGGCGTTTATTTAGTGTCCATTTGGGAGAGGGTGGATCTGGTCCACATAGTTTTCTTAGCGCCCTCGGGCAGCTGTCTTTTGTTTGTAGGCCATAAATTCAGCTCGACCAACTGCATAAATTATGGGCAAGGGTGCGTGCGGGGTACTTTATTTTATCAACATCGCCCATGGTAGCTCTAGGTCCCTTTTCTTCCTGTTCTCCCGCTCCTCCAGCAGCTCCGCCTGCAGCTGGCAAACGACGTTGTCCTTAAGCTGCTTGTGCAATTGCCGCATACTTAAGGTAATCTCGGCGAGCGCTGCGCTTACTTCAAATGGCCATTCATCAGACTCGTTGAATGCAAACGGCAAATAAATGGCAACTGTCGCAACTTCCCGCCCATCTCCTCCAGCATCCTGCCGCGCGCTGCTCCTTCGCCCCAAACAATGGCTGACCGGCCAACAATTGTCATAGAAAACTGTCGACGCAACGCGGTGGCTGGTAGTCAGGGTCGAAAGGTCGGCGGGGCCCTGTAATCGTAATTGTATGTAGTTGGCCACTTAGCGCTCTTTTGCCTTAATGCCACTTTTCTTCAGATTTACACAAATGCCATTGTTGCCTTTGTGCCGCCGTCTGAAATGTTTTCGAAAACTATTTTCATCTAATATGAGATTGTTTTTGTCAACACGCGATGGAGGTGAAAGGATAAGGAATGctaatctaaaaataaattgcctGAATGAATCACAACTAGATTAAATCTGATCTAACCTTATTGAAGATTATTTTGAagatagaaaatatattctataaatAGTAAGCTAGGCGAAAATTTCAAGCAAGTAGCAATGAATTCTTCCTAATTtagtattttaataattatgcaAGTCTTTTTAAAGGCTTTGTTGtttaataaaagttatttaacaaaaGTCTAGGGCCTTGTTTGTTTTCACATCCCAATTCTGGTCTCGCAGGCCACAATCTTCATTTTTCCCACGTGCAAAATCTCATGTTTCTCACGTCCATCTCGCTCGTAGAAGACAACATCCTTGAGTATTAGGATCCAGACCTTGTCGCAGAATCTGTAGACATCTAACTTGTCGCCCTTGAAGGTCAGCTGGGGCTTGTCGTTGTGGCGCAGGAGCCGGTTAACGCTGCGATCGAACTGATCCAGTACATCCTCGGCCAGGTTTGGGTTCAAGTCTCCAAACTGGATGAGATAGTCCAGGGTCTCCTGCAGAGTCTCACCCAGGGTGGTACCACGGTACATTTTGTAGGCCATCTTGAAATTGGATTggattatacatatatatattatatggatGTTTTGTAGAAAATTTAGACTTACTTTGGATAGAATCACAGCTTGAGCAGAACCAGTCAAAGGCGAAAGCAAAAtccaaaagaaagaaaatttcTAGTGAATTTCTGAATGTCATGCAGCACTAGAGAGGAGAATCCTTAAGGCCTGTAATCGATATATAAACGATGTGCAGTTATCGAAACTTGAAAAACTCGTAGCTATGAAAAAGTATTGCCAATTATCTGGATAAAGGAAAATATggattaaacaagaaagaaagctaactttggccagccaaagtttgtatacccttgcaggtaacaattaaaatatatcataactaagccaaaaatgcattaatttcgattcggaaagcagttttgtgttagtttttattaatttaaaaaaactgcataccaaatttaaaattttaagaaatcaaaatttttttcaatttttgctaattttaatgatgtaaccccttatcaaatttcgcaaaaatggccaaaaattcgatttcttccgaacatgtctagaaagatttgcatgttaatgctgatcaagaatatatatggtttatggggtcggaaatgattccttgacttagaaaaatattattttgcattataaaatctgattttttatattaaaaaacttattgattttttaaaattaaaaatatcataccAAAAgagtattaattttaaatcggaaaactgttctgtgcaagattttctacagttaataaatctgtatacttcatttaaaaattttgaaaattcaattttttatcaaaatcaaaagatttaatgatgtaaccccttataaaattttgcaaaaatggccaaagaatcgatttcttcctgacatatctagaaagattcccctgttggtgctgatcaagaatatatatactttatagggtcggaaacgtcaccttcactgcgttgcaaacttctgactgaaataataatactctgcaagggtataaaaataaatacaatttaattggCATTCTAAAATTTCAGAATATTACACGAATtccctttaaatatatataaaatctatacATAATCGGCataagaattttattagtggaaaatttaaaaatatattaaagagcaaggaaaaagaaaaatttagcTGCTGAAGTTAGCtccttttcttgtttttatataatttttatagtatatatattcatagtATGTCTTAAGAACATTTGCTggaataaactaaaatttaaattcatctTTTACATGCCAAACTTGgccatatttaaattttgcccCTCTAGCCAAGTAACCCTTCCCGGCCAGACAAAAGGTTGCCTTAGCCAAATAACCTTGCAACTTTGTGGCAAGTATGGCATATGTGTTTGCCAAGAAAGCGACTTGGGCCAGACTCCGGGCATTAAGCCAGCGGAGCAAACAAGTTTAATCACTCTTTGATGGCCATAATTCAAATTAGGCAACCGACAAATAGGCCGACGCAATGGCTCAATGGCTGCCTTTAAGCGACCTTTAAGTTGACCAGCATTTGGGTCGCCATTTTCGAGGGGAAATACAAAATGGCTGGAGAGGGAGGGTAACTAAGAGACAATGGGCGCGCGTCTGGCGGAAAACGGAAGCGAGCAATGGCGAACTGCGGCCTAATGTGCAGCGGGCACAGTGGGTGTGGGCACAGTGGGCATTGCGTTCTGGGTGGGTGGCTAAATGGCCTTTCCATTGGGCCTGGCCCCAAACGGAAGCTTTCAATTTCAAGCTGCaatggagagagagagagcaagtcGCAGGCAAGTGGTCCGGGATCAGGGCGACCAAGAGCAAGAGCCAGAGCACGAGGACTgtgagaaggaggaggaggagaaggtggaggaggacgacgacAAGGACGCCGAGTCTCGGACTGCAGCTCAAAGCAgaaaaagtaatttatttcGTATTGCGGTTTTTAACCACATTTTCCACTTTGTACAACAGCAACGACAGCCGAAAACTGCAGCTACCATCTTCATTCCTATCTCCATGGctatataaattttccccaATCGCCATCTCGCTCCCGCGCCGGAGCTTTGTGTGCGCCTGTGTTCCACTTTCTGCTCGATAAAAAGGGCTCAAATGCGGTTCCGTTTTTCTTTTGCCGCTCGTCGCCTCCTTTTCGGCACATTCCCAGGCATTTTCCTTTTAGCTCCGCACAAAATTTCACCGTTCAAATTGCATTTGACCCGGCCAAAAaatgaaggaaaaaaaatgtaaaggaaaagaaaagtgTAGGAAACAGAGAAGAAAAGTGGCTAAGAGGAAAAGAAGTATTTTCTATTTCTGGGTTTTTGTTGGCCACTTTTTTGCACCTTGCCACGCAAATTGCATTACCATGAAGTTATGAGCGACAAGTGTGCGAATGTGAATCTCTGGGAGGAGATAGAGAGCAGAGTGCTCCAGTGCTAAGCGAGATATATGCACTTTTCCGGGCCTTATTTGGTATGCGTTGCAAGGCCGCCGACAAGTTGTTTATTGTGCTGTTCAACCATAAATGATGCCAACTTTTTCCCCGAGGCCATCTCTGTCAGTGCCAGTTCTTTGTGAGCCAGAAGATGGTGAATAATAGTGTCAAAGGGGT
Proteins encoded:
- the LOC108070405 gene encoding transcription initiation factor IIA subunit 2-like translates to MAYKMYRGTTLGETLQETLDYLIQFGDLNPNLAEDVLDQFDRSVNRLLRHNDKPQLTFKGDKLDVYRFCDKVWILILKDVVFYERDGREKHEILHVGKMKIVACETRIGM